A region of the Conyzicola lurida genome:
ACCAGAGCACCATCAACACCACGCCGAGGGCGAGCGAGCCGATGCCGACCACGAACACCCCCCCGATGCCCCAGATCACCGTGTAGCCGTAATCGGGATCGAACATGTCGATCGCCGAGAAGACGAAGGCCGCGGTGAGCATCAGCGCGCCCAGCAGCGGGAAGAGGAACTTGAAGACGACGTTGTGCGCGTTCTGGAAGAGCTCGCAGCGGAAGTACCAGACGCACGCATACCCAGTGATGGCGTAGTAGAACGCGATCGCGAGACCGAGCGAGAGGATGGTGTCGGAGAGGAAGTCCTCGCTGATGATCGTCATCCCCACGTAGAACGCCGTCGCGACGACGCCCATCACGATGGTGGAGAACCCCGGCGTCTGGAACTTCGGGTGTACCCGGCCGAACCGCGTGGGCAACGCCTTGTACGCGGCCATCGCCAGGGTGCCCCGCGCCGTCGGCAGGATCGTCGTCTGGGTCGACGACACCGCAGAGACCATCACCGCGATCACCAGCAGCCAGGCCCACGGGCCGAACAGCACGTCCTTGAGGGCGAAGAAGACGTCCTCCGCGTTGGTCTCGTTGCCGAGCCCGACCCCCGAAGTGCCGAGCCCCGCGTAGGCCATCGCCGCGACCGTCACGCCGACATAGGTCACGAGCAGGATGACGGTGGACAGGATGGCGGCCCGCCCGGGGATCCGCTCCGGGTCCTTCGTCTCCTCGTTGAGGGCGAGGCAGGTGTCCCAGCCCCAGTAGATGAACAGCGCGAGCAGCACCGCCTCGACGAAGCCGCTGGTCGAAGTGAAGGCGAACGGGTTGAACCAGTCGAGCGTCGGCGGAGTCGCGCCCTCGGGCGCGGTTCCCGTGGCCACGGAGACCACCGCGGCGATCACGAAAACGGCGAGGGCCAGGTACTGCACGGCGAGCAGCACGTTCTGCAGCTTCTCGCCGATCTCGGTGCCGCGGTAGCTGATGTAGGTCATCACCGCGATGAACAGCACTCCGGTGAGCGTGACCACGAAGCCGTTCTCGGCGAGCTCCGGGTTCACCAGCAGCCAGAAGTACTTGCCTCCGATCTGCGCGAGATTGGCCAGCACGACCATGCCGGCGACGGCCACTCCCCAACCGCCCATCCACCCCACCCAGGGCCCGAACGCCTTGGTCGCCCAGGTGAAGGTCGTGCCGCAGTCGGGCACGGCGCGGTTGAGCTCGCGGTAGGCGAAGGCGATGAGGAACATCGGCACGAACGCGATGATGAAGGCGATCGGCGCCTGCGCCCCGACCGCGAGCACGACGAAGCCGAGGGTTGCGGCGAGCGAGTACACCGGGGCGGTCGAGGCCAGCCCGATGACGGTGGAGCCGACGAGCCC
Encoded here:
- a CDS encoding APC family permease translates to MSDQKTTAAAGKGLATGTLGLVGSTVIGLASTAPVYSLAATLGFVVLAVGAQAPIAFIIAFVPMFLIAFAYRELNRAVPDCGTTFTWATKAFGPWVGWMGGWGVAVAGMVVLANLAQIGGKYFWLLVNPELAENGFVVTLTGVLFIAVMTYISYRGTEIGEKLQNVLLAVQYLALAVFVIAAVVSVATGTAPEGATPPTLDWFNPFAFTSTSGFVEAVLLALFIYWGWDTCLALNEETKDPERIPGRAAILSTVILLVTYVGVTVAAMAYAGLGTSGVGLGNETNAEDVFFALKDVLFGPWAWLLVIAVMVSAVSSTQTTILPTARGTLAMAAYKALPTRFGRVHPKFQTPGFSTIVMGVVATAFYVGMTIISEDFLSDTILSLGLAIAFYYAITGYACVWYFRCELFQNAHNVVFKFLFPLLGALMLTAAFVFSAIDMFDPDYGYTVIWGIGGVFVVGIGSLALGVVLMVLWFFFAGSKPFFRGESLNRETPILVPETDHPPLRSVDGGFA